One Streptomyces formicae genomic window, TCGTCGAGACGATCATGGCGCTCAACCCCGACCACCTGTACGACGTGGTCGCGATCAACGCCGCCTCCTGCTCCACGCAGCTGGCGGGCCTGCCCTTCTCGGGCCCGATCGGCGGCACGCGCGTGGCGCTCATCAAGGGCCAGTGGGTCGCCTTCCCGACGCACACCGAGCTCGAGGACGCCGTCTTCGACATGGTGGTCGCCGGTCGCGTCCTCGAGGACGGCGACGTCGCGATCATGATGGTCGAGGCCGAGGCCACCGAGAAGACCATCCAGCTGGTGAAGGACGGCGCCGAGGCCCCGACCGAAGAGGTCGTCGCCGCCGGTCTGGAAGCCGCGAAGCCCTTCATCAAGGTCCTCTGCAAGGCCCAGTCGGACCTCGCCGCCAAGGCCGCCAAGCCCACCGGCGACTTCCCGGTCTTCCTGGACTACCAGGACGACGTGCTCGAGGCCCTGACCGCCGCGGTCAAGACCGAGCTCGCCCAGGCGCTCACCATCGCGGGCAAGCAGGAGCGCGAGGCCGAGCTGGACCGCGTCAAGGAGATCGCCGGCGAGAAGCTGCTCCCGCAGTTCGAGGGCCGCGAGAAGGAGATCTCCGGTGCCTACCGCGCGCTGACCAAGAAGCTGGTCCGCGAGCGCATCATCAAGGACAAGGTCCGCATCGACGGCCGCGGCGTCACGGACATCCGTACGCTGGCCGCCGAGGTCGAGGCCATCCCGCGCGTGCACGGCTCGGCGCTGTTCGAGCGTGGCGAGACCCAGATCCTGGGCGTCACCACCCTCAACATGCTCCGCATGGAGCAGCAGCTCGACACCCTTTCCCCGGTGACGCGCAAGCGCTACATGCACAACTACAACTTCCCGCCGTACTCGGTCGGTGAGACCGGCCGCGTGGGTTCGCCCAAGCGCCGCGAGATCGGCCACGGCGCCCTCGCCGAGCGCGCCATCGTGCCGGTCCTGCCGACGCGCGAGGAGTTCCCGTACGCGATCCGTCAGGTGTCCGAGGCCCTCGGTTCCAACGGCTCGACGTCCATGGGCTCGGTCTGCGCCTCCACCATGTCGCTGCTGAACGCCGGTGTGCCGCTGAAGGCCGCCGTCGCCGGCATCGCCATGGGTCTGATCTCCCAGGAGATCGACGGCGACACGCACTACGTGGCCCTCACCGACATCCTCGGTGCGGAGGACGCGTTCGGTGACATGGACTTCAAGGTCGCCGGTACGAAGCAGTTCGTGACCGCGCTCCAGCTCGACACCAAGCTCGACGGCATCCCCGCCTCGGTCCTGGCCGCCGCGCTGAAGCAGGCCCGCGACGCGCGCCTGCACATCCTCGACGTGATGAACGAGGCCATCGACGTTCCGGACGAGATGTCCCCGAACGCGCCGCGCATCATCACCGTCAAGATCCCGGTGGACAAGATCGGTGAGGTCATCGGCCCCAAGGGCAAGATGATCAACCAGATCCAGGAGGACACCGGCGCCGACATCACGATCGAGGACGACGGCACCATCTACATCGGTGCCGCGCAGGGCTCGCAGGCCGAGGCCGCCCGCGCCACGATCAACGGCATCGCCAACCCGACCATGCCGGAGGTCGGCGAGCGCTACCTGGGCACCGTCGTGAAGACGACGACCTTCGGTGCGTTCGTCTCGCTCATGCCGGGCAAGGACGGT contains:
- a CDS encoding polyribonucleotide nucleotidyltransferase, with the protein product MENETHYAEAVIDNGTFGTRTIRFETGRLAKQAAGSAVAYLDDDTMVLSATTASKKPKDQLDFFPLTVDVEERQYAAGKIPGSFFRREGRPSEDAILTCRLIDRPLRPSFKKGLRNEIQIVETIMALNPDHLYDVVAINAASCSTQLAGLPFSGPIGGTRVALIKGQWVAFPTHTELEDAVFDMVVAGRVLEDGDVAIMMVEAEATEKTIQLVKDGAEAPTEEVVAAGLEAAKPFIKVLCKAQSDLAAKAAKPTGDFPVFLDYQDDVLEALTAAVKTELAQALTIAGKQEREAELDRVKEIAGEKLLPQFEGREKEISGAYRALTKKLVRERIIKDKVRIDGRGVTDIRTLAAEVEAIPRVHGSALFERGETQILGVTTLNMLRMEQQLDTLSPVTRKRYMHNYNFPPYSVGETGRVGSPKRREIGHGALAERAIVPVLPTREEFPYAIRQVSEALGSNGSTSMGSVCASTMSLLNAGVPLKAAVAGIAMGLISQEIDGDTHYVALTDILGAEDAFGDMDFKVAGTKQFVTALQLDTKLDGIPASVLAAALKQARDARLHILDVMNEAIDVPDEMSPNAPRIITVKIPVDKIGEVIGPKGKMINQIQEDTGADITIEDDGTIYIGAAQGSQAEAARATINGIANPTMPEVGERYLGTVVKTTTFGAFVSLMPGKDGLLHISQIRKLAGGKRVENVEDVLGVGQKVQVEIAEIDSRGKLSLIPVIEGEEDDDKKDDTDK